One Alnus glutinosa chromosome 3, dhAlnGlut1.1, whole genome shotgun sequence genomic region harbors:
- the LOC133864986 gene encoding F-box/FBD/LRR-repeat protein At5g56420-like → METASLIQEPQKKQKLNEEQDIDGNSKCLVNLPEEVLRHIISFLPIEDAVRTSVLSKRWEYLWASIPNLDFERPLPAKRMLLMNFVERVLCLRDFSDIKRFTLHCAVLHDASRVNTWISAAVRHNVQELYIDLDNFKRTFSLPHCLFTCKTLTSLHLDMPDILKLPATICFSNLKVLTIANITFWDEYLTQQLFSGLPVLEKLELQECSWEGLKNVKISAPKLYSLSIYEFSMENSSCYGDGCHVMIFGGALKEFYYSGKLFCDYCLYNLFSLIKATIDLITDNINMHITSNRVYKLLMGLSNVKYLTLSWEVVEALTYAAELLPRIPMFNNLMDLELNFWSVDLNCAALLKILQNSPLIKTLNFCEGITLPLDSEKDDWILNPVPPCFLSHLKCIKVGKYEGYEKELFAIKILLKYALVLDDIVITCLEHFAGNLEKLENPYKQLIGLPKGSQNCKIILE, encoded by the exons ATGGAGACAGCTTCTCTTATTCAAGAACCCCAAAAGAAGCAGAAACTGAATGAAGAACAAGACATTGATGGGAATAGCAAATGCTTAGTTAACTTACCTGAAGAGGTTCTTCGACACATCATTTCCTTTCTTCCAATAGAAGACGCTGTTAGGACAAGCGTACTTTCTAAAAGGTGGGAATACCTATGGGCTTCTATTCCCAATCTAGATTTTGAACGACCCTTGCCTGCTAAGAGAATGCTTTTGATGAATTTTGTGGAAAGGGTGCTTTGTCTTCGTGACTTCTCTGATATAAAACGATTCACTCTCCATTGTGCTGTGCTACATGATGCATCTCGTGTTAATACGTGGATCTCTGCAGCAGTACGGCATAATGTTCAAGAGTTGTATATTGACCTTGACAACTTCAAAAGAACATTTTCATTGCCTCATTGCTTGTTTACTTGTAAGACGTTGACAAGCTTACACCTTGATATGCCTGATATCCTCAAACTTCCTGCTACAATTTGTTTCTCAAATTTGAAGGTCTTGACTATTGCAAATATTACATTTTGGGATGAATACTTGACCCAACAGCTTTTTTCTGGTCTGCCAGTCCTTGAGAAGTTGGAATTACAAGAATGCAGCTGGGAGGGTCTCAAGAATGTGAAAATTTCTGCTCCCAAGCTTTATTCTCTGAGCATATATGAATTTAGTATGGAAAATTCCAGTTGTTATGGAGATGGTTGTCATGTTATGATTTTTGGAGGTGCTCTCAAAGAGTTTTATTACAGTGGCAAATTGTTCTGTGACTATTGCTTATATAACTTGTTCTCACTGATAAAGGCAACTATTGATCTTATCACTGATAACATCAATATGCATATCACATCAAATCGTGTGTATAAGCTTCTTATGGGGCTCTCTAATGTGAAATACCTAACACTTTCCTGGGAGGTGGTTGAG GCTCTAACATATGCAGCAGAACTCCTACCACGTATTCCTATGTTCAATAACTTGATGGATTTGGAATTGAATTTCTGGTCGGTGGATCTTAACTGTGCAGCACTACTGAAGATATTGCAAAATTCTCCTCTTATTAAGACTCTAAATTTTTGTGAG GGGATTACTCTGCCGTTGGATTCTGAGAAAGATGATTGGATACTGAACCCAGTGCCTCCATGTTTCTTGTCCCATCTTAAGTGCATCAAAGTCGGCAAATATGAAGGATATGAGAAGGAGCTTTTTGCTATAAAGATTTTGCTCAAGTATGCACTTGTCTTGGACGACATAGTCATAACTTGCTTAGAGCATTTTGCAGGGAACTTGGAGAAGCTAGAGAATCCTTACAAACAATTGATAGGGCTCCCTAAAGGGTCACAAAATTGTAAAATCATTTTGGAATGA